The Strix aluco isolate bStrAlu1 chromosome 1, bStrAlu1.hap1, whole genome shotgun sequence genome has a window encoding:
- the COX6C gene encoding cytochrome c oxidase subunit 6C has product MSSALLPKPQMRRLLARRMKFHLFGAFLLSVGCAALYKFGVADPRKRAYAEFYKNYDPMKDFEAMRAAGVLESAPPK; this is encoded by the exons ATGTCGTCTGCACTGTTGCCTAAGCCACAAATGCGGCGTCTTTTGGCCAGGCGGATGAAGTTTCACTTATTTGGGGCGTTTTTACTATCTGTGGGATGTGCAGCTTTATACAAG TTTGGTGTTGCTGATCCCAGAAAACGAGCTTATGCAGAGTTCTATAAAAACTATGATCCCATGAAGGACTTTGAAGCCATGAGAGCAGCTGGTGTGTTAGAGTCTGCACCACCCAAATAA